In the genome of Neodiprion pinetum isolate iyNeoPine1 chromosome 2, iyNeoPine1.2, whole genome shotgun sequence, one region contains:
- the DIP2 gene encoding disco-interacting protein 2 isoform X8 — protein sequence MAEFNIDVSKLPEDVREKLAELDLELSEGDITQKGYEKKRTRLLQQYTSKQQGIGGFGVGVGVGVGVGGGGGADGGGGAGNAVVGVVGPAERGGSGGTGYAGGGGGGGGGGGRPQPRARRTQRRVTHSEKRYHSEVRQEAVQQALAAMQGRPKPSLPMPSKRTSVMARSPDRERRDSGESSSDEDSVVTEESPGAGGPTGTGLSDTSSTGSARDTPPPPRPPARRPPADITDIAEYAPHAYCNIQPPDVTHTTQSRRPGADRVNRYHVVEDNTGTTGRWKVSAKIQQLLNTLKRPKRRPLPEFYEDDDIELEIAANPKDPNAPKPEGGSMTSAVGEPLSVPSGLPRSLEAAIQRYGSASYKAPAATVLDPNGKPSVPLTYGKLLSRSHKIAYTLLNKALSRSGDCCLKPGDRIALVYPNNDPISFMCAFYGCLQAGIVPVPIEVPLTRRDAGSQQIGFLLGSCGIQVALTSEACLKGLPKTAAGEVVAFKGWPKLHWFVTEHLGKTPKDWMPPPRLTDDTPAYIEYTTDKDGSVMGVTVTRAAMLANCRALTMACGYTEGENAVCVLDFKREVGLWHSTLTSILNGMHVVFIPYALMKVSPASWMQMITKHRASVAVVKSRDLHWGLLATKDHKDISLSSLRLLLVADGANPWSLSSCDQFLSVFQSKGLRPDAVCPCASSSEALTVSVRRPGRAGVNATGRGVLSMSGLSYGVVRVDQENSLTSLTLQDCGQVMPGSVVVVVKMEGQPFICKTDEVGEICVHSSATGSQYWGLQGLTNNTFKVSPLLPDGTPQGEVEYARSGLLGFLGPGGLVFVCGSRDGLMTVTGRKHNADDIIATVLAVEPMKFIYRGRIAVFSVRVLRDERICVVAEQRPDCSEEESFQWMSRVLQAVDSIHAVGIYCLALVPPNYLPKTPLGGIHLSETKRRFLEGALHPANVLLCPHTCVTNLPKPREVHSAGDSVADVGPASVMVGNIVQGNRLASAQGRDMGILDEDSDSAKKYQFISEILRWRAASTSDHVIFTLLNAKGAIATSLSCSQLHKKAERIGNLLLDRGRINTGDHVALIFPPGIDLICAFYGCLYVGAVPVTIRPPHPQNLQTTLPTVRMIVDVSKSVLVLSNQNLLKLLKSKEANNVVDMKTWPTTLDMDDMPKKKLPVMYRAPTAEMLAYLDFSVSTTGMLAGIKMSHAAVTSLCRAMKLACELYPSRHIALCLDPYSGLGFALWCLSSIYSGHHSILIPPSEVEANPASWLSAVSQHRVRDTFCSYGVMELCTKGLGSSVHALKARGVSLACVRTCVVVAEERPRIALTTSFSKLFSALGLSPRAVSTSFGCRVNTAICLQGASSPEPSTVYVDLRALRNDRVSLVERGSPHSLCLMESGKLLPGVKVIIANPETKGQCGDSHLGEIWVQSSHNASGYFTIYGDESDYADHFNARLVTGNTGEVYARTGYLGFLRRTESVQQSAVGDTTGDSSASDAEGPPVDAELHDAVFVVGALDEAILLRGMRYHPIDIENSVMRCHKKIAECAVFTWTNLLVVVVELDGSESEALDLVALVTSAVLEEHHLVVGVVVVVDPGVVPINSRGEKQRMHLRDGFLADQLDPIYVAYNM from the exons AGGTGCGCCAAGAGGCGGTCCAGCAGGCACTAGCCGCGATGCAGGGTCGTCCGAAACCCTCTCTCCCGATGCCGTCTAAGCGTACGTCGGTGATGGCCAGGAGTCCGGATCGAGAACGTCGCGACAGCGGCGAGTCGAGCAGCGACGAGGACAGCGTCGTCACCGAGGAGAGTCCCGGGGCTGGGGGACCGACTGGAACCGGTCTCTCGGACACGAGCAGCACGGGATCGGCACGAGACACGCCGCCGCCCCCGAGGCCGCCGGCCAGGAGGCCGCCCGCGGACATAACGGACATCGCCGAGTACGCACCCCACGCCTACTGCAACATCCAACCACCCGACGTGACGCACACGACGCAGTCCAGGAGGCCGGGTGCCGATCGGGTGAACCGGTACCACGTCGTCGAGGACAACACGGGGACCACTGGACGGTGGAAGGTATCGGCCAAGATCCAGCAGCTGCTGAACACACTGAAGAGACCGAAGCGGAGACCGCTGCCTGAGTTCTACGAGGACGACGACATCGAGCTGGAGATCGCGGCCAACCCGAAGGATCCTAACGCACCGAAACCAGAGGGCGGATCCATGACATCCGCCGTTGGTGAACCGCTTTCCGTTCCATCGGGACTGCCCAGGTCACTCGaagccgccattcaacggtacGGATCTGCCAGCTATAAGGCACCGGCCGCCACCGTTTTGGACCCCAATGGAAAGCCATCGGTACCTTTGACCTACGGGAAGCTACTCAGCAGGTCCCACAAGATAGCTTACACGCTGTTAAACAAGGCGCTCAGTCGGAGTGGTGATTGTTGTCTCAAACCCGGGGACCGGATAGCTCTCGTCTATCCGAATAATGATCCGATAAGCTTTATGTGCGCGTTTTACGGATGTCTTCAGGCTGGGATTGTTCCCGTTCCTATCGAGGTCCCGTTGACGAGACGCGACGCCGGTTCTCAGCAGATTGGATTTTTACTGGGTAGCTGCGGGATCCAGGTCGCTCTTACCAGCGAGGCTTGTCTAAAGGGGTTGCCCAAGACCGCTGCAGGCGAGGTTGTAGCGTTTAAGGGATGGCCGAAGCTGCACTGGTTCGTTACCGAGCATCTTGGAAAGACGCCCAAGGATTGGATGCCGCCGCCGAGGCTTACCGACGACACTCCTGCCTACATAGAGTACACTACCGACAAGGATGGATCCGTCATGGGAGTCACTGTCACCAGAGCAGCTATGCTGGCTAATTGCAGGGCTCTGACAATGGCCTGCGGTTACACGGAGGGCGAGAACGCCGTTTGCGTTTTGGATTTCAAGCGAGAAGTCGGATTGTGGCACAGCACTTTGACCAGTATTCTTAACGGCATGCACGTTGTCTTTATTCCTTACGCTCTGATGAAGGTCAGTCCCGCTAGCTGGATGCAAATGATTACGAAACATCGGGCAAGCGTCGCTGTCGTCAAGTCGAGAGACTTACACTGGGGTTTACTCGCTACCAAGGATCACAAGGATATTTCACTATCGTCGCTCAGACTGCTGCTCGTTGCCGACGGCGCCAATCCGTGGTCACTGTCATCCTGCGATCAGTTTTTGTCTGTCTTTCAATCCAAGGGTCTCAGACCAGACGCCGTCTGTCCCTGCGCTTCGTCCAGCGAAGCACTCACTGTATCGGTTAGGAGACCCGGACGTGCCGGTGTCAACGCCACTGGAAGAGGCGTATTGTCCATGTCTGGTTTGAGTTATGGAGTCGTACGTGTCGACCAGGAAAATTCTCTCACTTCGCTCACTCTTCAGGACTGCGGACAGGTTATGCCCGGAA GTGTCGTTGTGGTTGTCAAAATGGAAGGGCAGCCATTCATTTGCAAAACTGACGAAGTTGGAGAGATATGTGTACATAGTTCCGCGACGGGTAGCCAGTATTGGGGGCTCCAAGGATTGACTAACAACACGTTTAAAGTATCGCCTTTACTACCAGATGGAACGCCGCAGGGTGAAGTTGAATACGCAAGATCAGGACTGCTCGGTTTTCTCGGACCTGGAGGTCTCGTTTTTGTTTGTGGTTCGCGGGACGGCCTGATGACTGTTACGGGAAGAAAGCACAACGCGGATGATATTATCGCTACGGTACTCGCTGTTGAACCAATGAAGTTTATTTATCGAGGTAGAATCGCAGTCTTCAGCGTCAGGGTACTCAGAGATGAAAGGATATGCGTCGTCGCGGAACAGAGACCAGACTGCAGCGAAGAAGAG agttTCCAGTGGATGTCCAGGGTACTGCAAGCCGTCGACTCGATTCACGCGGTTGGCATTTATTGTCTCGCTTTAGTGCCACCTAATTATCTTCCCAAAACGCCTCTAGGAGGAATCCATTTGTCCGAGACAAAACGTCGTTTCCTCGAGGGAGCGTTGCATCCTGCAAATGTATTACTTTGTCCGCACACTTGCGTGACCAACTTACCAAAACCTCGCGAAGTACATTCGG CGGGGGATTCTGTTGCAGACGTCGGCCCAGCGAGCGTCATGGTTGGCAACATCGTACAGGGTAATCGGTTGGCTTCGGCACAGGGGCGCGACATGGGGATCCTTGACGAAGACAGCGATAGTGCTAAGAAG tacCAGTTTATATCCGAGATTCTTCGGTGGCGGGCCGCCAGCACCTCGGATCACGTGATATTCACGCTATTGAATGCAAAGGGTGCAATTGCGACGTCGCTCTCGTGTTCACAACTGCATAAAAAAGCAGAGAGGATTGGAAATTTACTGCTCGATCGTGGACGGATCAATACCGGGGATCATGTAGCGCTTATATTCCCTCCTGGTATAGATCTGATTTGTGCTTTTTACGGGTGCTTGTACGTCGGTGCTGTTCCGGTCACAATCAGGCCACCTCATCCACAGAATCTTCAAACTACTCTGCCAACTGTTAGAATGATCGTTGACGTCAGCAAATCCGTACTCGTATTATCTAATCAAAATCTGCTGAAGCTTCTGAAATCGAAG GAAGCAAACAACGTAGTCGACATGAAAACTTGGCCAACGACATTGGACATGGACGATATGCCGAAAAAGAAACTTCCCGTTATGTACAGGGCTCCGACAGCAGAGATGTTGGCGTATCTAGATTTTAGTGTATCAACAACGGGAATGCTTGCGGGAATCAAAATGTCGCATGCGGCAGTGACTTCGTTGTGTCGAGCGATGAAGCTCGCCTGTGAATTATACCCGTCGCGCCATATAGCTTTGTGTTTAGACCCGTACTCTGGTCTCGGATTTGCGTTGTGGTGTTTGAGCAGCATATACAGCGGCCATCATTCAATCCTCATACCGCCATCAGAG GTCGAAGCAAATCCGGCCTCTTGGTTGTCCGCCGTGAGCCAGCACAGGGTCAGAGACACTTTCTGTTCCTACGGTGTAATGGAGTTGTGTACAAAAGGTTTGGGCTCTTCGGTGCATGCTCTTAAAGCTCGCGGGGTCAGTCTCGCCTGTGTTAGAACCTGCGTTGTCGTTGCCGAAGAGAGACCACGAATAGCCTTGACGACCAGCTTCAGCAAACTATTTTCCGCACTTGGATTGAGCCCTCGTGCAGTCTCAACGTCTTTCGGCTGCAGAGTAAACACAGCCATATGTCTTCAG GGAGCATCTAGTCCAGAACCGTCAACAGTTTATGTAGATTTACGGGCGCTGAGGAACGACAGGGTTTCGTTGGTGGAAAGAGGCAGTCCGCACTCTCTCTGCTTGATGGAGTCAGGCAAACTTTTGCCAGGAGTGAAGGTGATCATCGCGAATCCGGAGACCAAGGGTCAGTGCGGGGACTCGCATTTAGGTGAAATATGGGTGCAGTCGTCGCACAACGCCAGCGGTTACTTCACGATTTACGGCGACGAAAGCGACTATGCGGACCACTTTAACGCTCGTCTCGTAACTGGAAATACCGGCGAAGTTTACGCGCGGACTGGATATCTCGGCTTCCTCAGGCGTACCGAGAGCGTCCAACAGTCTGCTGTCGGTGACACAACTGGGGACAGCTCGGCTTCCGACGCCGAAGGTCCGCCTGTTGACGCGGAACTCCACGACGCTGTATTCGTCGTTGGTGCTCTTGATGAGGCAATTTTACTCCGAGGAATGAGGTATCATCCCATCGATATCGAAAACAGCGTCATGAGGTGTCACAAGAAGATCGCTGAATG CGCCGTATTCACGTGGACGAATCTCCTGGTGGTCGTTGTCGAGTTGGACGGAAGTGAAAGCGAAGCCCTGGACTTGGTAGCTCTGGTGACAAGCGCTGTTCTTGAGGAACATCATTTAGTTGTCGGAGTAGTTGTTGTCGTCGATCCTGGCGTCGTACCAATAAACTCTCGCGGCGAGAAACAACGAATGCACCTTCGTGACGGTTTCCTTGCAGATCAATTAGACCCTATATACGTCGCGTACAATATGTGA
- the DIP2 gene encoding disco-interacting protein 2 isoform X6, whose product MAEFNIDVSKLPEDVREKLAELDLELSEGDITQKGYEKKRTRLLQQYTSKQQGIGGFGVGVGVGVGVGGGGGADGGGGAGNAVVGVVGPAERGGSGGTGYAGGGGGGGGGGGRPQPRARRTQRRVTHSEKRYHSGGRLAPGIASPSGSAGSGNAANTNTAAARRGNRRLTRNESRYHSEVRQEAVQQALAAMQGRPKPSLPMPSKRTSVMARSPDRERRDSGESSSDEDSVVTEESPGAGGPTGTGLSDTSSTGSARDTPPPPRPPARRPPADITDIAEYAPHAYCNIQPPDVTHTTQSRRPGADRVNRYHVVEDNTGTTGRWKVSAKIQQLLNTLKRPKRRPLPEFYEDDDIELEIAANPKDPNAPKPEGGSMTSAVGEPLSVPSGLPRSLEAAIQRYGSASYKAPAATVLDPNGKPSVPLTYGKLLSRSHKIAYTLLNKALSRSGDCCLKPGDRIALVYPNNDPISFMCAFYGCLQAGIVPVPIEVPLTRRDAGSQQIGFLLGSCGIQVALTSEACLKGLPKTAAGEVVAFKGWPKLHWFVTEHLGKTPKDWMPPPRLTDDTPAYIEYTTDKDGSVMGVTVTRAAMLANCRALTMACGYTEGENAVCVLDFKREVGLWHSTLTSILNGMHVVFIPYALMKVSPASWMQMITKHRASVAVVKSRDLHWGLLATKDHKDISLSSLRLLLVADGANPWSLSSCDQFLSVFQSKGLRPDAVCPCASSSEALTVSVRRPGRAGVNATGRGVLSMSGLSYGVVRVDQENSLTSLTLQDCGQVMPGSVVVVVKMEGQPFICKTDEVGEICVHSSATGSQYWGLQGLTNNTFKVSPLLPDGTPQGEVEYARSGLLGFLGPGGLVFVCGSRDGLMTVTGRKHNADDIIATVLAVEPMKFIYRGRIAVFSVRVLRDERICVVAEQRPDCSEEESFQWMSRVLQAVDSIHAVGIYCLALVPPNYLPKTPLGGIHLSETKRRFLEGALHPANVLLCPHTCVTNLPKPREVHSAGDSVADVGPASVMVGNIVQGNRLASAQGRDMGILDEDSDSAKKYQFISEILRWRAASTSDHVIFTLLNAKGAIATSLSCSQLHKKAERIGNLLLDRGRINTGDHVALIFPPGIDLICAFYGCLYVGAVPVTIRPPHPQNLQTTLPTVRMIVDVSKSVLVLSNQNLLKLLKSKEANNVVDMKTWPTTLDMDDMPKKKLPVMYRAPTAEMLAYLDFSVSTTGMLAGIKMSHAAVTSLCRAMKLACELYPSRHIALCLDPYSGLGFALWCLSSIYSGHHSILIPPSEVEANPASWLSAVSQHRVRDTFCSYGVMELCTKGLGSSVHALKARGVSLACVRTCVVVAEERPRIALTTSFSKLFSALGLSPRAVSTSFGCRVNTAICLQGASSPEPSTVYVDLRALRNDRVSLVERGSPHSLCLMESGKLLPGVKVIIANPETKGQCGDSHLGEIWVQSSHNASGYFTIYGDESDYADHFNARLVTGNTGEVYARTGYLGFLRRTESVQQSAVGDTTGDSSASDAEGPPVDAELHDAVFVVGALDEAILLRGMRYHPIDIENSVMRCHKKIAECAVFTWTNLLVVVVELDGSESEALDLVALVTSAVLEEHHLVVGVVVVVDPGVVPINSRGEKQRMHLRDGFLADQLDPIYVAYNM is encoded by the exons GAGGCCGTCTGGCCCCAGGAATAGCGAGTCCCTCGGGCTCCGCCGGTTCAGGGAATGCTGCGAATACAAACACGGCAGCTGCCAGACGCGGAAATCGAAGACTTACGCGCAATGAAAGTCGCTACCATTCCG AGGTGCGCCAAGAGGCGGTCCAGCAGGCACTAGCCGCGATGCAGGGTCGTCCGAAACCCTCTCTCCCGATGCCGTCTAAGCGTACGTCGGTGATGGCCAGGAGTCCGGATCGAGAACGTCGCGACAGCGGCGAGTCGAGCAGCGACGAGGACAGCGTCGTCACCGAGGAGAGTCCCGGGGCTGGGGGACCGACTGGAACCGGTCTCTCGGACACGAGCAGCACGGGATCGGCACGAGACACGCCGCCGCCCCCGAGGCCGCCGGCCAGGAGGCCGCCCGCGGACATAACGGACATCGCCGAGTACGCACCCCACGCCTACTGCAACATCCAACCACCCGACGTGACGCACACGACGCAGTCCAGGAGGCCGGGTGCCGATCGGGTGAACCGGTACCACGTCGTCGAGGACAACACGGGGACCACTGGACGGTGGAAGGTATCGGCCAAGATCCAGCAGCTGCTGAACACACTGAAGAGACCGAAGCGGAGACCGCTGCCTGAGTTCTACGAGGACGACGACATCGAGCTGGAGATCGCGGCCAACCCGAAGGATCCTAACGCACCGAAACCAGAGGGCGGATCCATGACATCCGCCGTTGGTGAACCGCTTTCCGTTCCATCGGGACTGCCCAGGTCACTCGaagccgccattcaacggtacGGATCTGCCAGCTATAAGGCACCGGCCGCCACCGTTTTGGACCCCAATGGAAAGCCATCGGTACCTTTGACCTACGGGAAGCTACTCAGCAGGTCCCACAAGATAGCTTACACGCTGTTAAACAAGGCGCTCAGTCGGAGTGGTGATTGTTGTCTCAAACCCGGGGACCGGATAGCTCTCGTCTATCCGAATAATGATCCGATAAGCTTTATGTGCGCGTTTTACGGATGTCTTCAGGCTGGGATTGTTCCCGTTCCTATCGAGGTCCCGTTGACGAGACGCGACGCCGGTTCTCAGCAGATTGGATTTTTACTGGGTAGCTGCGGGATCCAGGTCGCTCTTACCAGCGAGGCTTGTCTAAAGGGGTTGCCCAAGACCGCTGCAGGCGAGGTTGTAGCGTTTAAGGGATGGCCGAAGCTGCACTGGTTCGTTACCGAGCATCTTGGAAAGACGCCCAAGGATTGGATGCCGCCGCCGAGGCTTACCGACGACACTCCTGCCTACATAGAGTACACTACCGACAAGGATGGATCCGTCATGGGAGTCACTGTCACCAGAGCAGCTATGCTGGCTAATTGCAGGGCTCTGACAATGGCCTGCGGTTACACGGAGGGCGAGAACGCCGTTTGCGTTTTGGATTTCAAGCGAGAAGTCGGATTGTGGCACAGCACTTTGACCAGTATTCTTAACGGCATGCACGTTGTCTTTATTCCTTACGCTCTGATGAAGGTCAGTCCCGCTAGCTGGATGCAAATGATTACGAAACATCGGGCAAGCGTCGCTGTCGTCAAGTCGAGAGACTTACACTGGGGTTTACTCGCTACCAAGGATCACAAGGATATTTCACTATCGTCGCTCAGACTGCTGCTCGTTGCCGACGGCGCCAATCCGTGGTCACTGTCATCCTGCGATCAGTTTTTGTCTGTCTTTCAATCCAAGGGTCTCAGACCAGACGCCGTCTGTCCCTGCGCTTCGTCCAGCGAAGCACTCACTGTATCGGTTAGGAGACCCGGACGTGCCGGTGTCAACGCCACTGGAAGAGGCGTATTGTCCATGTCTGGTTTGAGTTATGGAGTCGTACGTGTCGACCAGGAAAATTCTCTCACTTCGCTCACTCTTCAGGACTGCGGACAGGTTATGCCCGGAA GTGTCGTTGTGGTTGTCAAAATGGAAGGGCAGCCATTCATTTGCAAAACTGACGAAGTTGGAGAGATATGTGTACATAGTTCCGCGACGGGTAGCCAGTATTGGGGGCTCCAAGGATTGACTAACAACACGTTTAAAGTATCGCCTTTACTACCAGATGGAACGCCGCAGGGTGAAGTTGAATACGCAAGATCAGGACTGCTCGGTTTTCTCGGACCTGGAGGTCTCGTTTTTGTTTGTGGTTCGCGGGACGGCCTGATGACTGTTACGGGAAGAAAGCACAACGCGGATGATATTATCGCTACGGTACTCGCTGTTGAACCAATGAAGTTTATTTATCGAGGTAGAATCGCAGTCTTCAGCGTCAGGGTACTCAGAGATGAAAGGATATGCGTCGTCGCGGAACAGAGACCAGACTGCAGCGAAGAAGAG agttTCCAGTGGATGTCCAGGGTACTGCAAGCCGTCGACTCGATTCACGCGGTTGGCATTTATTGTCTCGCTTTAGTGCCACCTAATTATCTTCCCAAAACGCCTCTAGGAGGAATCCATTTGTCCGAGACAAAACGTCGTTTCCTCGAGGGAGCGTTGCATCCTGCAAATGTATTACTTTGTCCGCACACTTGCGTGACCAACTTACCAAAACCTCGCGAAGTACATTCGG CGGGGGATTCTGTTGCAGACGTCGGCCCAGCGAGCGTCATGGTTGGCAACATCGTACAGGGTAATCGGTTGGCTTCGGCACAGGGGCGCGACATGGGGATCCTTGACGAAGACAGCGATAGTGCTAAGAAG tacCAGTTTATATCCGAGATTCTTCGGTGGCGGGCCGCCAGCACCTCGGATCACGTGATATTCACGCTATTGAATGCAAAGGGTGCAATTGCGACGTCGCTCTCGTGTTCACAACTGCATAAAAAAGCAGAGAGGATTGGAAATTTACTGCTCGATCGTGGACGGATCAATACCGGGGATCATGTAGCGCTTATATTCCCTCCTGGTATAGATCTGATTTGTGCTTTTTACGGGTGCTTGTACGTCGGTGCTGTTCCGGTCACAATCAGGCCACCTCATCCACAGAATCTTCAAACTACTCTGCCAACTGTTAGAATGATCGTTGACGTCAGCAAATCCGTACTCGTATTATCTAATCAAAATCTGCTGAAGCTTCTGAAATCGAAG GAAGCAAACAACGTAGTCGACATGAAAACTTGGCCAACGACATTGGACATGGACGATATGCCGAAAAAGAAACTTCCCGTTATGTACAGGGCTCCGACAGCAGAGATGTTGGCGTATCTAGATTTTAGTGTATCAACAACGGGAATGCTTGCGGGAATCAAAATGTCGCATGCGGCAGTGACTTCGTTGTGTCGAGCGATGAAGCTCGCCTGTGAATTATACCCGTCGCGCCATATAGCTTTGTGTTTAGACCCGTACTCTGGTCTCGGATTTGCGTTGTGGTGTTTGAGCAGCATATACAGCGGCCATCATTCAATCCTCATACCGCCATCAGAG GTCGAAGCAAATCCGGCCTCTTGGTTGTCCGCCGTGAGCCAGCACAGGGTCAGAGACACTTTCTGTTCCTACGGTGTAATGGAGTTGTGTACAAAAGGTTTGGGCTCTTCGGTGCATGCTCTTAAAGCTCGCGGGGTCAGTCTCGCCTGTGTTAGAACCTGCGTTGTCGTTGCCGAAGAGAGACCACGAATAGCCTTGACGACCAGCTTCAGCAAACTATTTTCCGCACTTGGATTGAGCCCTCGTGCAGTCTCAACGTCTTTCGGCTGCAGAGTAAACACAGCCATATGTCTTCAG GGAGCATCTAGTCCAGAACCGTCAACAGTTTATGTAGATTTACGGGCGCTGAGGAACGACAGGGTTTCGTTGGTGGAAAGAGGCAGTCCGCACTCTCTCTGCTTGATGGAGTCAGGCAAACTTTTGCCAGGAGTGAAGGTGATCATCGCGAATCCGGAGACCAAGGGTCAGTGCGGGGACTCGCATTTAGGTGAAATATGGGTGCAGTCGTCGCACAACGCCAGCGGTTACTTCACGATTTACGGCGACGAAAGCGACTATGCGGACCACTTTAACGCTCGTCTCGTAACTGGAAATACCGGCGAAGTTTACGCGCGGACTGGATATCTCGGCTTCCTCAGGCGTACCGAGAGCGTCCAACAGTCTGCTGTCGGTGACACAACTGGGGACAGCTCGGCTTCCGACGCCGAAGGTCCGCCTGTTGACGCGGAACTCCACGACGCTGTATTCGTCGTTGGTGCTCTTGATGAGGCAATTTTACTCCGAGGAATGAGGTATCATCCCATCGATATCGAAAACAGCGTCATGAGGTGTCACAAGAAGATCGCTGAATG CGCCGTATTCACGTGGACGAATCTCCTGGTGGTCGTTGTCGAGTTGGACGGAAGTGAAAGCGAAGCCCTGGACTTGGTAGCTCTGGTGACAAGCGCTGTTCTTGAGGAACATCATTTAGTTGTCGGAGTAGTTGTTGTCGTCGATCCTGGCGTCGTACCAATAAACTCTCGCGGCGAGAAACAACGAATGCACCTTCGTGACGGTTTCCTTGCAGATCAATTAGACCCTATATACGTCGCGTACAATATGTGA